GATTAGCAAGGCCGCGAAGGCCAGAGCCGCCGTGCGCACACGATGTCTCTTATCCCAAATCTGGTGTATACGCTGCCAATCGGCGTCTCCCCGTACTATCCGGGTATTAAGCGGGACCAGGAATAGGATCGATCCTAGGGAGGCGAGAAGCCAGATTGCATCTGCAGTAAGCAGAACCGCTCGCTCAATGCAGCCAAGTCTGGACACCGAGAACAAGTGCGCTAGCGGGATACCAGACCGGCATCACTTTTCCGGGTACGGAGGCCAAACGGCTGAGAATCGTGAGTTGCGGTTCGGGCTCGAGCCGTTATGAGGTTGGGTCAACAAAGGCAGCAATTGAGAACTCGACGCCTACGAGGGAAAGTACGACGAACACGGTTGCGGCTGCTATCAGGTGCATACGGGACCTTTGTAGTTGATTTATCCGAAACGCATACTACTTTATGGTTCGCCAACCTGGAGAAGGCTCAAAATAAACGATCCCAGAGAAAGCACGATGATCACGAGTGTTGCCTTTTCCACTATTTGATGGAGCAGATCGAGCTGCATACCTTCTTCGCCTCTGCCCCGGATTTGGGCTGCCCCTTCTCTTCGCTTTATTACACTATCGAATGCAACCTTCAGTGCAAGAAGAAGCGTTAGTCCAATCAGGATGAAGCGCTCTGTTCGCGAAGAAGAAGACATCAGTTCTAGAATGAGACTCACACCCGAAAGCGCCAGAGCAAGAACGTTGTATCGACTGAACATCCCGGTAACAATCGGTCCTATAAGAGCCGGATCGCTCTTCATGGCGGGCATCAGTAGTGGTCGCACACCGGCCCCAAGGAAAAGACCAAGACTGAAGATACAAAACGATAGTGCTCCGACAAAGATATGAATTTGCATAGGGCTACGCTCCTCTTTATTGCGAGTTCTTCTCGCAGTGAACGGCGAGTGGTTTGAGACTGTTCCTCAGAGTGCGTGGATCAGCAGAAGACCGGCGAAGAGCATGACGGCGCAAGTCAGGCCGTGAACTGAGAACGCCGTCCCCTTCCGGCCGCCCGAGCTCAGCACGTTCGACATGTCACCGAAAGGGATGATGGCAAGGACAAGGAGGATTATGCCCACGGTCCGGCTGTCGGTGGTCAACATCAGGGTGAGCACGGCCACCCCGGATGCAATATCACGAATACCCTTGAGACGAAGCCAGGCGCGAGTATCCGAGTCCGCTGCAGGCGGTTTGAGCCCAAACCCTCCCAGGATGCGCTCTGGGGATCCAACGTACAAACAACCGATCACAATGATTCCGACAGAGACGAGAATGGCAAGGGCGAGTGGAATAGCGTTGTGCATATATTGTCTCCTATTTAGATAATCTAGCAACGCTATAATAGATGCAAGCCAAATCAAGACGACTCGTCCTTTTTCTAGCAGTGCTATATTTCTAGTCATGGAAGCGAAGCGGGCACCAAATCGGATTGCGGAACGTAAATTACGGGACAAGCAGGCTCGTAGGGCACAGATCATCAGCGCCGCACGGCGGATTGCTGAGCTTGAGGGGTGGCCGAATGTCACCGTTCGACGGCTGTCAGATGAAATCTCCTACAGCCAACCCGTTCTCTACGCTCATTTTGGAAGCCGCGAAGGAGTGGTTTCCGCCGTTGCGACAGAGGGGTTCCAAGAGCTTGGTCTGGCAATGGAGAAGGCACGAAAGCGGGCCAAGCGGGGAAGTACAGTTGAGGCGGCAGCGATCGCGTATCTGGAGTTTGCCGCTTCGATGCCAGCCCTCTACGAAGCGATGTTTACGCTTAGTCTGAGTGTCCCGTTCGGTGACGCGGCGACGCCTTCGGAGCTGCGATTCGCCTTTTCACAATTCATTGAGTTGTTCCAGAGGCGGAGCTCGAAACCGGAGATCGTCTCTGAGCTGTTTTGGGGGAGCCTCCATGGGATCGCGGAGCTGACGAGAACAAAGCGGTTTCCTCCCGGCCGCCAGAAAGAACGCGTGAAAGCGCTTGTGGGTTTGTTTAATTTTCCAGGAGAAGAGACGGCAGACATGTGAGGTGCAGTCCGGGAAGGAGAACTCTTGTTGTAGCGGACTGCGCGATGTGTTGGTGCTCATTAGAAATGGCTCTTCCGTACATTTGGTGAAGGATGGTTTAGTTGGGGCGGCTGCTCTTGGCCGCCCTGTCCAGGCGGTGTGAAGCACTCTGAGTCTGAGCAGGTCGAAGCCGGCTCTGCCATACATCTGGCGCTTGATGAGCTTGAGCCGATGGACGTGGCCTTCCACCTGGCCCTGGCTCCACGGGAGCTTGAGAGCCGCTTCAACCGCATCTCGATCTCTGGTCAGGTGGCTGGCGAAGCCGGCCGGTGCCGTCGTCTTCGCAGCCTCGAACCACGGTGTGAGGGCTGGAAGATCTCGCTGCGTGATGAGTCGGAAGAACTCTTTGGCCAGCTTGGCCGCGACAGACACCTCTGGTGAAGCCTGGTAGACCTGTTCAAGATAAGTCTGAGCGGAGGGCGTTTCCTTCAGGATGTGCCAGTTCGTCTGCCGGACTGAGATACGTGGTGCAGCTCTGCGTGGAGCGGCTGCAGCCGAGGTCGGGTGGTAGCCACGCCGGCAGCGAAGCCACCGTCTTACGATGTTAAGTTGACCCGTGAAAGCCTCGTTCCCGCAGTTCGCGCCACAGTCGGGACACGTTCCTGCAGCCCTGCTCAAGCCGTCGGCCGGGGTACTCGGCATAAGGATCGACGATGCCTGGACGTGGGCTCCGTTGCGCTTCGGGGAACGTCTCGGCTCTAAGGAACTTGCGTACGGTGCGATGATCGAGGCCCAGCTGCCGGCCTATCGCAGCATGGGACGCTCCTGTCTGGCCCAGCCGACGCACCTCTTTGTAGCGGCCGAACCGGCGCTCCCGGTTGCGCAGGCTGGCCCGTAACTCCCACGGCGGAACCGAAGGTTGCGGAGATGTGACGACGCCTGGAACCTCCCCCATGCTGCTTCTCGCTGCTTGTGTGAGCAGTCGATGATGCGGACTGAGCGCGTTTTTCAGTGCTTCGCTCAGGTTCCGCAACAGGTGCCAGCGATCCGCCACCTGTACGGCTCCAGGCGCGGCCAACCGTGTGGCTTGAGCGTAAATACCGCCTCGGTCCCGGCTCACGATCTCACTGCCAGGATGCTCCCGGAGCCACGCAGCAACAGTTCCAGCCTCCCGGTCCGGCAGCAGATCGATCACCCTGCGGCTCTCCAGATCACACAGGATAGTGCCGTAACGATGGCCTTTTCGCCACGCCCAGTCATCGATATCGAGTACACGCGGAGCCACGACCGGCGCACATCGGGCGCGGCAACGAAGCTGCCGCAGTAAGGTGGAGCCACTGACCAGCAGGCCGAGACGACGGGCCAGCCGAGCTCCGGCCTGACCGCCGATCATAACCGTGATCCAGTCCAGAGCTTCACAAGAACGCAGCGTCCGCCGACTATAGCGGAGCACGGTGCCGGAAAGCGGTTCGGTAAAAAATCCGCCGGCGGCAAGTCTCGACAACACAGAAGAACTTGCGGGTCTGAAGCAGGATCGAGACCAGAATACCTTCCCACGGCAGATCGCCCAGCCTGCGTAGATACCGGCTGTGAACCCGCCGCGAAGCCGTACCGCAGACAGGGCAGCAAGAGAGAGGGCGAGAGGTTCGAAGCTCAACCTCAATCAACCCAGTCCTGGGCCGCAAACAAACCAATTCAACTTCAGAAGTGCTCGGTAGCAACGTCCCTCGAACCATCCGGAACCTCCAGCGTGCTACCTCCTTGCTACGCCTGCAAAGAGCCGCTGGAAAGAATCACCAAATGTACGGAAGAGCCTTAGAAATGACAGGGTAATCAGCCCATTAGAAGTGTCAGTGTAGGCCTATTTACTGGTTATTACTAATAATGATTCGTAGTCGTCGGTGCGGTGCGTAATGTGGGAATCGACGGTCTTTGTCGATTTCCAAGGACTGTGGGGAAGAGAGGGAAACGGCTTTATGTTTTCCTCTCTTTCCATCAGGCCGTCATTTCCACCGCAGGCGCAGCCTCAACTTTCGGTTTGTAATCTGGCCCGTAGACGCTGCGCGGGTTTTTTTGTATCCGTTCTTGGCGCTGTTGGTCAAGATCTGAGGCAAGTGCTTCATGTCTTGTTGCGCCTTCACAGTAGCGAGTGCGTGTCTCAAGCTTTTGTTGTCGATGATGGCTGTGTGAGTGACGCGCTGGTCTTTGCTGAAGATCCGGTAGGGAAGCGACTGGCCTTTCCATCGCACCTCAAGCGGCCGATCGCTGAAGTCATAGACCTCGACGTACTGGCCAGCCAACCCATCCGATAACTCGCCTCGTTCCAGGATGATCTGCCTACGGTCGTAGGCCAGGCTGAGTTGTTGGCTTACGTGGCGCTGTTCGTGATGGCACAGGATATCGGCAAGCCTGGATGCCTGCACGTTCAGTCTGCGATGCATGTCTTCAGCTCTTGCTGCGGGAACGGAAAACTTCTCGTTGAACTGCTCCACGAACTTCGGCAGGAAAGCGTTGCCGGCGTTCATGTCACAGATGTCCGCCATGCGCAGCTCCTTTACCAGACGATCCTGCAGCGTGCGATTGGCCCGCTCCACGCGTCCCTTGGCCTGGCTGGAGTTCGCGCACAGGATCTCGATGTTCAGTTCTGCGAGCGCACGGCCGAACTGCGTCATCCCGGAACCGTTCTTCAGATCCTGCCTGTTGACGCGGAAGACGGAGTGCTTGTCCGAGTAGAACGCAACAGGGCAA
This DNA window, taken from Granulicella tundricola MP5ACTX9, encodes the following:
- a CDS encoding transposase family protein, which codes for MVRGTLLPSTSEVELVCLRPRTGLIEVELRTSRPLSCCPVCGTASRRVHSRYLRRLGDLPWEGILVSILLQTRKFFCVVETCRRRIFYRTAFRHRAPL
- a CDS encoding DUF4149 domain-containing protein, with the protein product MQIHIFVGALSFCIFSLGLFLGAGVRPLLMPAMKSDPALIGPIVTGMFSRYNVLALALSGVSLILELMSSSSRTERFILIGLTLLLALKVAFDSVIKRREGAAQIRGRGEEGMQLDLLHQIVEKATLVIIVLSLGSFILSLLQVGEP
- a CDS encoding DUF4267 domain-containing protein, translating into MHNAIPLALAILVSVGIIVIGCLYVGSPERILGGFGLKPPAADSDTRAWLRLKGIRDIASGVAVLTLMLTTDSRTVGIILLVLAIIPFGDMSNVLSSGGRKGTAFSVHGLTCAVMLFAGLLLIHAL
- a CDS encoding TetR/AcrR family transcriptional regulator produces the protein MEAKRAPNRIAERKLRDKQARRAQIISAARRIAELEGWPNVTVRRLSDEISYSQPVLYAHFGSREGVVSAVATEGFQELGLAMEKARKRAKRGSTVEAAAIAYLEFAASMPALYEAMFTLSLSVPFGDAATPSELRFAFSQFIELFQRRSSKPEIVSELFWGSLHGIAELTRTKRFPPGRQKERVKALVGLFNFPGEETADM